The sequence AAGTCCATATATCCCATCCGTGAATGAAAAGAAAAACCAAGAATTTTGTCCTGAGTACGAGGCACATCATGTTAGCTCTAAGCTAACACCTTCCCACCAGCACTTTGGCACAATTCCCAAATCTAGATCAACTTGGAGCCACAAGAACAACACTCATGAAAACCCACAAATAAATAAgtctaaaaaaaacaacaataaaaaataagtgaCGATGATACTCGCGAAGACCACTATAGGTCATCATCGGACTCGAACAGGAGGATAGATCGGGACGGTAAGAGAAGTCGATATAAGAATCAGTGCAAGAAAACGAAACACTCTTTCATAGGTCATCTTTGGGTATGCAAAAATCAAGGAAGTTGACCACGAACAAACCCAAGCTCTAAGCTTAGCCCGAACATCATAAGAAGACTTAGTGAATCGGGGATCCTGTTTGTGTCCTCACATTGAGATCGATGGTCAAGCACTTCGGAACATACGTCAATCCTGGGCCCACAGGTATGAAGGATCATATTTCGAAATCATTTGCATGTCATTCAGTGCACGTAGGGATGATATGACAAGCCTCATAACAGTATGAGTTGTCATTAGTAATATTATCAGGAGGACATGGCATGTGCAACCACTTGATCATGAGGAATAATATATCAGACACTTAAAACAAAATCATCATTATCTTTTCTCTTATAAATACTGAGGTTTATCTTATCATAAAACAATCAATTCACTCAAAATATATTCTCTATATCGCACTTTCTTTTGCAAAAACATTGACTGACTCGATAGTCGGAGTGTACACGTCGAAAAACTTTCTGACGCCCGACTAACTTTCTTTGCTCTTAAAGTGTGCAGGTCATTCAACCCGGGTATCAGTTGCCCGGCCTCCAGCATTCTGGAGAAGAAACGCATTTTCGGCCCAAGTAAATAGTCTACTCAACTCGCTCGATTTGCCTGGCCATcatcaaatgatttttaaaaaaccatCTTTTCTATATATTGTATCAACATGAAATCAACAGTAAGATATACGTATTAATATGTAAGCGCGCGcgaacacacacacatatatatcatatctattaaaatttatatatatgtccatatatatatagagtatGAAAGGAGCTAGGGGTTGGACCCCCTAGCCTCCAAGTTGAGAATCAGAGTTGAAGAAGTTGAAATGGTAACAGTGGAGAAGCATGGTGGATAGTAGAGAAACCACATGGAATGAGGGGTGGCCATTTGAGTTGGAGacaaaaccaaaataaaaaagtatGTCCATTTCGATcgaatgatttttatttattttaataaaggGAGAAGATAACTTTGGAAAATATTGCAATGATGAATGAAATCATTATCTTTTTTTATTGGCCAACCCTTCGTTATGCTGTCCAATAAACAGACAGAAAGTGTCCAATATTTATACTCAttaatattattcaaatttGTGAGTTCTACTATTTTCAATtactaaaatataaattagCTAGGGATTGGTATCTTTTATCTTTTCCCAAAAAGAATACCaccaaattattataaaatcacAATGGTGGGCTGAATCATGAAGTtcatacatataaaattttgatttttaatctATTTGAGTTACGAAATCGGATgaatttttcttataaattctaTCTGAGTTTAATTAGCTAGACtgatgcatgcatgcatgccaaTATANAAATGTTGAccacaaaaatataataaaataatgaacAATCATGTCCTACATATCACTGGCGGAGATTTCTTCATCTGAGCCATTCTACTTAATGCCAGAGTCACCAATTTCACAAAGCATCAGTTTCCTCTCAACTTTTACTATTTATATACTGTGCATTAATTCCCTTTCTAAAAGGTGTGCGTGTGTTTGTGGAATGGAGTCACAAAATTTAGTAAAGAGTTTCAAGTACAATTCACCACAGCAACCAATCTTTAGTGTCATAGAATCTCCTCTCCGGTACAGATCCTTACCTCAAAACAATCCTACACCCTTTAAGGAGATATTCTTTCCTTCATATTTCCAACCCAAAGATCCGAAAAAAGTTTCCCAAGGAAATGAAACAGGTTGTACCATTGATGACTCAGAAATAAGCATTTTCGATGCACAGAAGTATTTCAGTGAAAACAATGAAGCCGAAGACATTAAAAAACCACCACAACAGCAAATCACAGCTCACAATATGCTATCGGTTCCAAGATTGTCATCGGTTTCTTCCGCAGATGGATATGGCAGGAATTATCGGACAAGATCATTTCATGCCACGCCCACGGCCTCGTCCGAGGCTAGCTGGAACAGCCAAACAGGCTTGTTGGCAAATCCTCCAGGTTCAATGGCTGTTTCTTTAAGGAATTTGCCTTCTGATATGCGTAGCAAAAAAGGGAATCCCGCTGCCAAGAAATGGAGTTTTTGTCGAAAGTGCTGCTGCAGCGGCAAGAATTCCGTTAAGGTTAAGGAAGCAACCTCGGACGCAGACATCAGGGGAGCTGCTGTGATCCACAACGATATGGGTAACTTGGCGAAAACGAGTTACTCGTATGCTAAAAGTGGTCAGAGCCGTGACGAGAAAGCGCCAGCAAACATGCCACAGAAGATTTCAATACCTAACGTCGAAATGGCGCTCCAGCAGAAAGCAACGGCTCCGAATTACCCTTTACAGCTCCCTCCAGAGAAAAAATTTTCCCCCACTGATCCGCCCCGCCAGCAACGTGTATCTCCATCAGGAAGGCCGTTTGGTGACGCCAACGCTGCTGCTTTCACCTTCCCTATCCTCAATTCATCAATCCAGACGACAAAGCCAGCAGGTTTCAAGGCCATGATTACAAAATCAGTCATCAATCCCCTGGAAGATCCACCTCGCGACTCGTTGGAAGTTTTCCAACCGGTGCACGATCCCATGTCTATTTCTAGAACTCCCGACTTCAATCCAGGAAGCCCCATGGCGCGCCTCTCGAACATGGATGACGATATGTACAGTGACGCGAGCTCTGATTTGTTCGAGATCGAAAGCTTCTCGACACAATCCAATTCTTACCAAATGTATCGTGGGAGGGATTCTCTGGACGACGAAGCTCCAGCGTTTAGGTTTGCATCCGCCAGATGTATGATTAGCAGCAACAATAATAATCTGCATGGAAGAAGAAGCATGGATGAGCCACCAACGCCGAGTGTTGCGGGAACAGAATGCTACACACCGAGTGAAGTCAGCATCGATTGGAGCGTGACCACCGCAGAAGGCTTTGACAGAGCAAGCGTCACCAATTTCTCCATCTCCGCTTCGGAAATAGGCAACGTGGCGTTTCTCCACAAGAGGCTGCAAGAAGAAGCTTCTGGAGGCGACGGCGGGAAGAGGAAGGGAAATGGCCTCCTGCTAATGAGCTGTCGGCAAGAGAAATCGGTCAGCGTGGGTCCGCAGCCGGTGAAATGCTCAGTGCCGGAAGGCCCGCCATTGTTCCCATTGGGTATATCCGGTGGTGCGGGGCATGTGGGTGGTAGGCCACCGAGAGCGAATAAGCTGCCATTAGGAAGCTCTCATTCGGCACGGCTGTCCCTTGCTTTTGCGGCATGATATCTTTCCgaagataataaaattttaaaaaagatcgGCCAATTGTGCAATACAAGTTAAAAAAAGGTGGCGGCTATGATCATGGCTGGTTTTCTTGAATTAGCATCTACGGGTCATCCGTCTAATCTGTTAATGGATTTTCGTTCGCCTTTTATTCGTGATTTCTGCAAACAAAGTTCCTAGGATTACTTTTACCTTTTCGAGATTTGTCATGTGTGCTCATTTGTGAATTTCATTTGCTTGCAAAATAAAGATTTCGTTTCTTTAATAAACTTTCAAGTTCTGAGTACTACTTATGTCATGTTTTTTCTTGCATAAAGTTAGATACCTAATCTACTGAGAATTGCATAGAAATACCTTTTTAGGCAACAATCTTTCGTATAAAACAAAgaatcatatcatatcaaacAACTTTTTCCAACGCCAAATTTTGTTAATCTATTCCATATAACATAAATCTTCTCCATAAAGAAAAtgagtaggtctattgtgagacggtctcacgaatctttatctgtgagacgagtcaaccctaccgatattcacagtaaaaagtaatactcttagcacaaaaagtaatattttttcatgaatgacccaaataagagatccgtctcacaaaatacgacccgtgagaccgtctcacacaagtttttgccaaagaAAAGAACTTGATCTTTCAATGGATCAAGAGGGATCATACAAACTATAGTACGGATGAACATTCTAACTCTAACatctacatatataaaataGAAATGTGAAGACCGTGCAATATGGGAGGCACCAGTCTTGGGGGAAATCCTTGCAACCCAAAAATCACTCTCCAATTGCACTTAAAAAGCCAACAATCACTCCATTTCAGCGTGAGTCTCGGACGTGAACTTGAACCGAGAAAAGGCCACGTTCAACTTGGAAGAGAAAAGTGTAACAACCCTTTGACTAAGCAATCAGCAAAGATCTTGGAGTAATAGGAGCTTACCTTGGAGCCGATCATTCAAGCCTATATTTATGTGTGAACCGAAGTGATACATACTGAAAGCTCCATCCCCGTACCTACAGATTTCGAAAATATAGCTGCTGGGAAAATAGCTTTCTTGATTCAATTTCTCGGCCAAATTCGAAGTCTTGTAGTAGTGTTTCGATGTTCAGTTGCTGTCATTGTTAATACCCCAGCCGTAACCGAGTTCCTGCCCATTCTTTCGAGCCGAGTTGCTGCCCGAAGTTGATCCAGAAATAGCCGAGAAGCTTGATCAATCAAGCTGTCCAAAATCCCGAGAATTTCCGCAACGGTTCGAAACAAATTGCTGCCCATTTTCCAGACCAAGATTCGATCCATTTTCGAAGGTGATAACAGTCTATTTCGTTCAAGATCAAAGCCGGAATTCAGCCCCAAGTTCGAAGCTTTGCCGCAGCGTTTTGAAGTCTAGATTCCACCACTTCCGAAGCTTTCCAGTAAGCCAATCTCTGCCCATTTTCTTTTACTTCCGTAGGAACCCTCTTGCAGCAAATTCACGAAGCTTCTCTGTCATCTTTGAACTGTGCAACAGCAAGCTGCTGTCCCTGGACCCGTAGCCATTAGAAGCTTCAAATCCTCCCCACCAAACTCATCAAGTCTCGATTATCTCCTTTGGAAGGTAAGTGGGTTTTctcctttgttttcttttgtttttgatattattaaataaaattgcacacttatatttatttaagtggcaCTTGATATTTATACTCTTTTAATAAATAAGGTCcacttatttgattat comes from Primulina huaijiensis isolate GDHJ02 chromosome 5, ASM1229523v2, whole genome shotgun sequence and encodes:
- the LOC140976586 gene encoding protein PHYTOCHROME KINASE SUBSTRATE 4-like gives rise to the protein MESQNLVKSFKYNSPQQPIFSVIESPLRYRSLPQNNPTPFKEIFFPSYFQPKDPKKVSQGNETGCTIDDSEISIFDAQKYFSENNEAEDIKKPPQQQITAHNMLSVPRLSSVSSADGYGRNYRTRSFHATPTASSEASWNSQTGLLANPPGSMAVSLRNLPSDMRSKKGNPAAKKWSFCRKCCCSGKNSVKVKEATSDADIRGAAVIHNDMGNLAKTSYSYAKSGQSRDEKAPANMPQKISIPNVEMALQQKATAPNYPLQLPPEKKFSPTDPPRQQRVSPSGRPFGDANAAAFTFPILNSSIQTTKPAGFKAMITKSVINPLEDPPRDSLEVFQPVHDPMSISRTPDFNPGSPMARLSNMDDDMYSDASSDLFEIESFSTQSNSYQMYRGRDSLDDEAPAFRFASARCMISSNNNNLHGRRSMDEPPTPSVAGTECYTPSEVSIDWSVTTAEGFDRASVTNFSISASEIGNVAFLHKRLQEEASGGDGGKRKGNGLLLMSCRQEKSVSVGPQPVKCSVPEGPPLFPLGISGGAGHVGGRPPRANKLPLGSSHSARLSLAFAA